One segment of Natronosalvus halobius DNA contains the following:
- a CDS encoding flavodoxin domain-containing protein, with the protein MGRVLVAYGSTEGQTAAIADRIGDVLADAGHDPLVISTKHPPPEIDIARYDGVVVAASVHMGDHQPDAVSFVRENLDALERIPSAFVSVSLTAATDSEDADRTTNEYVQDVLQETGWSPTRTHIVAGALKYREYGLLTRFVVRRIAGKEGLATDTSRDHEYTDWDDIEAFAGEFATLVDDHSSNAS; encoded by the coding sequence ATGGGGCGCGTCCTCGTCGCGTACGGCTCGACCGAGGGCCAGACGGCCGCCATCGCCGACCGGATCGGTGACGTACTCGCCGACGCCGGCCACGACCCGCTCGTGATCAGCACGAAACACCCGCCGCCGGAGATCGACATCGCGCGCTACGACGGAGTCGTCGTCGCCGCCTCGGTCCACATGGGCGACCACCAACCAGACGCCGTGTCGTTCGTCCGCGAAAACCTCGACGCGCTCGAACGCATCCCCTCGGCGTTCGTCTCGGTTAGCCTGACAGCAGCGACCGACAGCGAGGACGCTGACCGGACTACGAACGAGTACGTTCAGGATGTCCTCCAGGAGACCGGGTGGTCGCCGACGCGGACCCACATCGTCGCCGGTGCGCTGAAATACCGCGAGTACGGACTGCTCACGCGCTTCGTCGTGCGCCGCATTGCCGGCAAGGAGGGACTGGCGACCGACACCAGCCGAGATCACGAGTACACAGACTGGGACGACATCGAGGCGTTTGCCGGCGAGTTCGCGACGCTTGTAGACGATCATAGTTCGAACGCCTCGTAA
- a CDS encoding RNA-guided endonuclease InsQ/TnpB family protein has product MSRTVRTFEATITNQRQVRDDLDQLGWAASKLWNVGRYYAQERWDETGEIPDDGELKAELKRHERYTDLHSQSSQRVLEELAEAFNGWLGKRRNGDDRARPPGFRKNGDSHPRSTVSFKAAGFKHDAQFTRVRLSKGRNLKEHRSDFILCEYQTRPDVDLTEWDIQQVRAVYKRDEWRLQFVCRTTINPEPPGDEVAGVDLGICNFAVVSFGGESVLYPGGALKEDEYYFTKKKAKCDDSSSREATRLDRKRTGRRTHFLHTLSKAIVEECVERSVGTLVVGDLGGIREDDKSGEVRNWGDHGNLDLHGWAFDRFTTLLEYKAEAEGIDVELVSERDTSKSCSACGHTDDTQRVERGLYVCEECDTVANADVNGAENIRQKVLPSLAYDGGDRDNGWLAQPAVHLFDCSEGRFAPREQVANREP; this is encoded by the coding sequence ATGAGTCGAACCGTCCGAACGTTCGAGGCGACGATTACGAACCAGCGACAGGTCCGTGACGACCTCGACCAGCTTGGATGGGCCGCCTCAAAGCTCTGGAACGTCGGTCGCTACTACGCACAAGAACGGTGGGATGAAACGGGCGAGATCCCCGATGACGGGGAACTCAAAGCCGAACTCAAAAGGCACGAACGCTACACGGACTTGCATTCTCAATCCAGTCAGCGCGTTCTCGAAGAACTCGCTGAAGCGTTCAACGGCTGGCTCGGCAAGCGTCGTAACGGCGACGACCGTGCCCGACCGCCCGGCTTCCGTAAAAACGGAGACTCCCACCCACGTTCAACCGTGTCGTTCAAAGCGGCTGGCTTCAAGCACGACGCACAGTTCACCCGTGTCCGCCTCTCAAAAGGCCGTAACCTCAAAGAACACCGGTCAGACTTCATCTTGTGCGAGTACCAGACGCGTCCTGATGTTGACCTGACCGAGTGGGACATTCAACAGGTTCGCGCCGTCTACAAGCGCGACGAGTGGCGACTCCAATTCGTCTGCCGAACCACCATCAACCCGGAACCGCCGGGCGACGAAGTGGCCGGTGTTGACCTCGGGATATGCAACTTCGCCGTTGTCTCGTTCGGCGGCGAGTCGGTGTTGTACCCCGGTGGCGCACTCAAAGAGGACGAATACTACTTCACGAAGAAGAAAGCCAAGTGCGACGATTCCTCATCCCGAGAGGCCACTCGTCTTGATCGGAAGCGGACTGGTCGTCGGACGCACTTCTTGCATACCCTCTCGAAAGCAATCGTGGAGGAGTGTGTCGAACGGAGTGTCGGGACGCTTGTCGTTGGCGACCTCGGTGGTATCCGAGAGGACGACAAAAGCGGTGAGGTCCGCAACTGGGGCGACCACGGCAATCTCGACTTGCACGGATGGGCGTTCGACCGGTTCACAACGCTCCTTGAGTACAAGGCGGAAGCCGAAGGTATCGACGTGGAGTTGGTGTCCGAACGCGATACGTCGAAGTCGTGTTCGGCGTGCGGCCACACAGACGATACTCAGCGCGTCGAACGCGGGTTGTACGTGTGTGAGGAGTGTGATACGGTTGCGAACGCGGACGTGAACGGTGCGGAGAATATTCGGCAAAAGGTACTCCCGAGTCTTGCCTACGATGGGGGAGATAGGGATAACGGCTGGTTGGCACAGCCAGCGGTTCACCTGTTCGACTGTAGTGAGGGCCGCTTCGCCCCACGAGAACAGGTTGCTAACCGCGAACCCTAA
- a CDS encoding winged helix-turn-helix domain-containing protein — MSEDADADAEDDADVERLATVLEDPTTRTILTETSQEPLSARTLSERCGVSEPTIYRRLEDLRECDLLVERTKPDPERGHHRTMYSTNFERLTVELRDGHLELRVDRREDPADRFTRLIEGM, encoded by the coding sequence GTGAGTGAGGATGCGGACGCCGACGCCGAGGATGACGCGGACGTCGAGCGACTCGCGACCGTGCTCGAGGATCCGACAACGCGGACCATCCTCACCGAGACGAGCCAGGAACCACTGTCGGCGAGAACCCTGAGCGAGCGGTGTGGAGTCTCCGAACCCACGATCTACCGTCGGCTCGAGGACCTTCGCGAGTGCGACCTGCTCGTCGAGCGGACGAAACCGGACCCCGAACGCGGCCACCACCGAACCATGTATTCGACGAACTTCGAACGACTCACGGTCGAACTGCGCGACGGACACCTCGAGTTGCGGGTCGACCGCCGCGAGGACCCCGCGGACCGATTCACGCGGCTGATCGAGGGGATGTGA
- a CDS encoding DUF7521 family protein, with protein sequence MAFQPLQLWDPAMPPDWVIAFQQVTQIVSVLIGVFIAYQAYRGYRRNDSRPMLFLALGFVLVLAVPFSLFVLYAAIPGIPQSAVVVASQSSQVTGLLAILYALWMPTGGRG encoded by the coding sequence ATGGCGTTCCAGCCGCTCCAGTTGTGGGATCCGGCGATGCCGCCGGACTGGGTGATCGCGTTCCAGCAGGTGACGCAGATCGTGAGCGTGCTCATCGGCGTGTTCATCGCCTACCAGGCCTACCGCGGCTACCGACGCAACGACAGTCGACCGATGCTGTTTCTCGCGCTCGGGTTCGTCCTCGTGCTCGCCGTGCCGTTCAGTCTCTTCGTCCTGTACGCCGCGATTCCGGGAATCCCCCAATCCGCCGTCGTCGTCGCCTCACAGTCGAGCCAGGTGACGGGTCTGCTGGCAATCCTCTACGCTCTCTGGATGCCGACCGGAGGAAGAGGGTAA
- a CDS encoding YeiH family protein: MVAAVARTLPGLVVLCLGAVLARGLSTLAGPNELLLAIALGVVLANGVGVPDRLRPGLATHKIWLAAGIVLLGASVTLESILETGATVLLLLAATVTLTVLTVEAIARTVGGLPERFGSLLAAGAGICGVSAVVAVGGGIRARETQIAYAAGVVLLVDAITLVVYPIVGSVLELSGQVFGVWAGVSMLSTGPVVAVGFAHSETAGQWATMTKLARNALIGVVAVGYASYYARRNSGESTSLGLLWSNVPKFVLGFLALVALSSAGVFSPAQQESLANAVDWLFLLAFVGLGTEIRVADLRRAGITPALVVIAAVMIASVVSLAVALAVL; this comes from the coding sequence ATGGTAGCGGCCGTCGCCAGAACGCTGCCCGGCCTGGTCGTGCTCTGTCTCGGAGCGGTACTCGCTCGCGGCCTCTCGACGCTCGCAGGGCCGAACGAGTTGCTCCTGGCGATTGCCCTCGGGGTCGTGCTGGCGAACGGAGTCGGCGTTCCCGATCGGCTCCGTCCAGGACTGGCGACCCACAAGATCTGGCTCGCCGCGGGAATCGTGTTGCTCGGCGCGTCGGTGACCCTCGAGTCGATCCTCGAGACGGGGGCGACGGTCCTCTTGTTGCTGGCCGCGACGGTGACGCTGACCGTCCTCACCGTCGAGGCGATCGCTCGAACCGTCGGCGGACTCCCGGAACGCTTCGGGTCGTTGCTCGCGGCGGGTGCCGGAATCTGTGGCGTCTCCGCCGTCGTCGCCGTCGGCGGCGGAATCCGCGCCCGGGAGACCCAGATCGCCTACGCGGCGGGCGTCGTATTACTGGTCGACGCGATCACGCTCGTCGTCTACCCGATCGTCGGCTCCGTGCTCGAACTCTCCGGACAGGTCTTCGGCGTCTGGGCCGGCGTCAGCATGCTCTCGACTGGTCCGGTGGTCGCCGTCGGGTTCGCCCACTCGGAGACCGCCGGGCAGTGGGCGACGATGACGAAACTCGCTCGCAACGCCCTCATCGGCGTCGTCGCGGTCGGCTACGCGAGCTACTACGCTCGCCGGAACTCCGGCGAATCGACGTCCCTGGGTCTGCTGTGGTCGAACGTCCCAAAGTTCGTGCTGGGGTTTCTCGCGCTCGTCGCGCTCTCGAGCGCGGGCGTCTTCTCGCCGGCCCAGCAGGAGTCGCTCGCGAATGCGGTCGACTGGCTGTTCCTGCTCGCGTTCGTCGGCCTCGGGACGGAGATCCGGGTGGCGGACCTCAGGCGAGCTGGCATCACTCCCGCGCTCGTCGTGATCGCCGCGGTGATGATCGCGAGCGTGGTGTCGCTCGCGGTTGCACTCGCGGTGTTGTGA
- a CDS encoding GNAT family N-acetyltransferase translates to MTDRRVRRATPDDALAVRRLVDGALLEVGDVESRIDDGDVLVATEPRPTAAGETRRVLGAVVLETPVRGETKGVHVAAIAVHRRHRGRGIGTDLLETALERAGALTANFDADVRPFYESLGFDVESIAEGRYRGVQRLESGTERQDDERGRS, encoded by the coding sequence GTGACCGATCGCCGTGTCCGACGGGCGACGCCGGACGACGCCCTGGCCGTCCGTCGACTCGTCGACGGCGCGTTGCTCGAGGTCGGTGACGTCGAGTCCCGGATCGACGACGGTGACGTCCTGGTCGCGACGGAACCGCGGCCGACGGCCGCAGGCGAGACGCGACGAGTCCTCGGCGCGGTCGTCCTCGAGACGCCGGTTCGAGGCGAAACGAAGGGGGTACACGTCGCCGCAATTGCCGTCCACCGGCGCCACCGCGGCCGCGGCATCGGGACCGACCTGCTCGAGACGGCGCTCGAGCGAGCGGGCGCGCTGACGGCGAACTTCGACGCGGACGTGCGGCCGTTTTACGAGTCGCTCGGCTTCGATGTCGAATCGATCGCGGAGGGGCGGTATCGTGGAGTGCAACGACTCGAATCGGGGACGGAGCGCCAGGACGACGAACGTGGTCGGTCGTGA
- a CDS encoding tryptophanase: MVHYKSTMVEPIDLPSRGERERALEEAGYNVFNLDAEDVFIDLLTDSGTGTMSEDQWAALLRGDESYAGSKSFRRLEAAVEEVMGFPHVVPAHQGRGAENVLYGTLLEEGDVALNNTHFDTTRAHVANQGADPVDCPVEVATDPGAPGDFKGDFSIERGREVVEKVGADRVPVVIQTITNNSAAGQPVSVENTRRVAKFADEIDATFVIDACRFAENAYFITEREAVHAEASVADVAREQLGYADALVMSGKKDGLSNVGGFVATREEALADRCKQRAILYEGFPTYGGMAGRDMEALAVGLREAIEEAYVADRIEGIRTLATLLEDRGVPVYTPTGGHAVYLDAAAVFSHLESSDFPGQVLVCELYREGGVRGVELGSFAFPGTDRPELVRLAVPRRTYHHEHFEHVADTAAAVLERADETTGLEIKREPEVPELRHFTAELEPISG, translated from the coding sequence ATGGTACACTACAAGTCGACGATGGTCGAACCGATCGACCTCCCGTCGCGCGGCGAGCGCGAGCGCGCACTCGAGGAGGCGGGCTACAACGTCTTCAATCTCGACGCCGAGGACGTCTTCATCGACCTGCTGACCGACAGCGGGACGGGAACGATGAGCGAGGACCAGTGGGCAGCCCTGCTTCGTGGCGACGAATCCTACGCCGGATCGAAGAGCTTCCGACGACTCGAGGCGGCTGTCGAGGAGGTCATGGGCTTTCCCCACGTCGTCCCCGCCCACCAGGGGCGCGGGGCCGAGAACGTCCTCTACGGCACCCTGCTCGAGGAGGGTGACGTCGCCCTGAACAACACGCACTTCGACACGACGCGGGCCCACGTCGCCAACCAGGGTGCCGACCCGGTCGACTGCCCGGTCGAGGTAGCGACCGACCCCGGGGCCCCGGGCGACTTCAAGGGCGACTTCTCGATCGAGCGCGGCCGCGAGGTCGTCGAGAAGGTCGGGGCCGACCGCGTCCCCGTGGTGATCCAGACGATCACGAACAACTCGGCGGCGGGGCAGCCGGTGAGCGTCGAGAACACCCGTCGGGTCGCCAAATTCGCCGACGAGATCGACGCCACGTTCGTCATCGACGCCTGTCGCTTCGCCGAGAACGCCTACTTCATCACCGAGCGCGAGGCTGTCCACGCCGAGGCGTCGGTCGCCGACGTCGCTCGCGAGCAGTTGGGCTACGCCGACGCGCTGGTGATGAGCGGCAAGAAAGACGGCCTCTCGAACGTCGGCGGGTTCGTCGCCACCCGGGAGGAGGCGCTGGCCGACCGCTGCAAACAGCGGGCGATCCTCTACGAGGGCTTCCCGACCTACGGCGGCATGGCTGGGCGGGACATGGAGGCCCTGGCGGTCGGCCTCCGCGAGGCCATCGAGGAGGCCTACGTCGCCGACCGCATCGAAGGCATTCGGACGCTCGCAACCTTGCTCGAGGATCGCGGCGTCCCCGTCTACACTCCCACCGGGGGCCACGCGGTCTACCTCGACGCCGCGGCCGTCTTCTCACATCTCGAGTCAAGTGATTTCCCCGGACAGGTGCTGGTCTGTGAACTCTACCGCGAGGGCGGCGTTCGCGGTGTCGAACTCGGAAGCTTCGCGTTCCCCGGCACCGACCGCCCGGAACTCGTCCGACTGGCGGTCCCCCGCCGGACCTACCACCACGAGCACTTCGAACACGTCGCCGACACCGCGGCGGCCGTCCTGGAGCGCGCCGACGAGACGACGGGCCTCGAGATCAAGCGCGAACCCGAGGTGCCCGAACTCCGTCACTTCACGGCCGAACTCGAGCCGATATCCGGGTAG
- a CDS encoding aconitate hydratase: MGQTLTEKILDDHLVEGDLETGEEIGIEIDQVLTQDTTGTMVWLQFEAMGLDEVQTELAAQYCDHQTYQFDFKNTDDHRFLRSAAGTYGAHFSRPGNGICHNVHRENFAAPGKTLLGSDSHTPTPGGLGELAIGAGGIDITVAMGGAPYYIEMPEVVNVRLEGELPEWATAKDVILEMLRRLTVKGGVGKILEYTGPGAESLSAPERMTITNMGTELGATSSIFATDEQTKDYLERVGRGEEYVELQPDDDAEYDDEIVLDLSDLEPLIAEPSMPDKVVPVSEVAGTDVDQVIVGSCTNGAFEDILPAAKMLEGREVNKTTEMIVAPGSKQASELLARQGWVAEMMAAGVNFSEATCGACIGIGHVPASDSVSLRTFNRNFEGRSGIEDDNVYLCSPEVAAAAALKGEIVDPRDLAEELGDLEDPGFELAETYDASKADLISPDEAVDDELIKGPNIGDVPLKDPLEADLEGPALLKMADNITTDHIIPATQDILMYRSNVPKLSEFTLSRVDDTFAQRALESDGGFLVAGENYGQGSSREHAALCPMYLGVDGVLAQSFARIHRANLFNFGLLPLTIDEETYDAIDQGDDIEIVDDVEEAVSSGAEEFTVRVNGEEEFTATLNASERERDILAAGGKLAWTKAQAEGGSGAAPADD; encoded by the coding sequence ATGGGACAGACGCTCACCGAGAAAATTCTCGACGACCACCTCGTCGAGGGCGATCTCGAGACCGGCGAGGAGATCGGGATCGAGATCGACCAGGTGCTGACACAGGACACGACCGGCACGATGGTCTGGCTCCAGTTCGAGGCGATGGGACTGGACGAGGTCCAGACCGAACTGGCCGCCCAGTACTGTGACCACCAGACCTACCAGTTCGATTTCAAGAACACCGACGACCACCGATTCCTGCGTTCTGCAGCCGGCACCTACGGGGCCCACTTCTCTCGCCCCGGCAACGGCATCTGCCACAACGTCCACCGCGAGAACTTCGCTGCCCCCGGCAAGACCCTGCTCGGCTCGGACAGTCACACCCCGACGCCGGGTGGGCTGGGCGAACTCGCCATCGGCGCCGGCGGGATCGACATCACCGTCGCGATGGGCGGCGCCCCCTACTACATCGAGATGCCCGAGGTCGTCAACGTCCGCCTCGAGGGCGAACTCCCCGAGTGGGCCACCGCGAAAGACGTCATCCTGGAGATGCTCCGCCGACTCACCGTCAAGGGCGGCGTCGGCAAGATCCTGGAGTACACCGGCCCCGGTGCCGAGAGCCTCAGTGCCCCCGAGCGGATGACGATTACCAACATGGGGACGGAACTCGGTGCGACGAGTTCGATCTTCGCGACCGATGAGCAGACCAAAGACTACCTCGAGCGCGTCGGTCGCGGCGAGGAGTACGTCGAACTCCAGCCCGACGACGACGCCGAGTACGACGACGAGATCGTCCTCGACCTCTCGGATCTCGAGCCGCTGATCGCCGAACCGTCGATGCCCGACAAGGTCGTGCCCGTCAGCGAGGTCGCGGGAACGGACGTCGATCAGGTCATCGTCGGCTCCTGTACCAACGGCGCCTTCGAGGACATCCTCCCCGCAGCGAAGATGCTCGAGGGCCGCGAGGTGAACAAGACAACCGAGATGATCGTCGCCCCCGGCTCGAAGCAGGCTTCGGAACTGCTGGCCCGCCAGGGCTGGGTCGCCGAGATGATGGCCGCCGGCGTCAACTTCTCGGAGGCGACCTGTGGTGCGTGTATCGGCATCGGCCACGTGCCCGCTTCCGACTCCGTGAGCCTGCGGACGTTCAACCGCAACTTCGAGGGTCGTTCGGGCATCGAAGACGACAACGTCTACCTCTGTTCCCCGGAGGTCGCCGCCGCCGCGGCACTCAAAGGCGAAATCGTCGACCCGCGCGACCTGGCCGAGGAACTCGGCGACCTCGAGGACCCCGGCTTCGAACTCGCCGAGACCTACGACGCCTCGAAAGCCGACCTCATCAGCCCCGACGAGGCCGTCGACGACGAACTCATCAAGGGGCCCAACATCGGCGACGTCCCCCTCAAGGACCCCCTCGAGGCCGACCTCGAGGGCCCGGCGCTGCTGAAGATGGCGGACAACATCACGACCGACCACATCATCCCCGCGACCCAGGACATCCTGATGTACCGGTCGAACGTCCCCAAACTCTCCGAATTTACGCTCAGCCGCGTTGACGACACCTTCGCCCAGCGTGCACTCGAGTCCGACGGCGGCTTCCTGGTCGCCGGCGAGAACTACGGCCAGGGCTCTTCGCGCGAGCACGCGGCCCTGTGCCCGATGTACCTGGGGGTCGACGGCGTGCTGGCCCAGAGTTTCGCCCGGATCCACCGCGCGAACCTCTTCAACTTCGGCCTGCTCCCGCTGACCATCGACGAGGAGACCTACGACGCCATCGACCAGGGCGACGACATCGAGATCGTCGACGACGTCGAGGAAGCCGTCTCGAGCGGCGCCGAGGAGTTCACCGTTCGCGTCAACGGCGAGGAGGAGTTCACCGCCACGCTGAACGCCTCCGAGCGCGAGCGCGACATCCTCGCTGCCGGCGGCAAACTCGCCTGGACGAAGGCCCAGGCCGAGGGCGGCTCCGGGGCGGCACCCGCCGACGACTGA
- a CDS encoding CARDB domain-containing protein, with the protein MTRRFVAALLMVIVLGSVPASVGAGAFVASPAPASPSPSLETHGANVNASSSVSAEPDLIRESVVLQQRPDRPGEFEAVVTYDVPEPVTRLTVTPGSEATVLEANNFEETDDGAYRWAESDHEGRSPQLTLRLPANRTDVGRHGHDGSGYTFVETGEWGIVATPQLQLAWRERSSVDVHREVAVAGEGVAGKHVAFFGANEVHETTAGSETIRLVVPEAADLEESPGDVLEALAHASEELRVGNRHNEVMIVAAPTGSVEWGANGIQYGERDAWVRDDARLDVAGSVWLHEYVHTRQRFARSNLDRASGWLVEAQAEYYASLLTYERGDLDYLTFRRSLGEGRDSPYAEGVLTDPGTWQDPLTDYVKGPLVYGAIDRQLRLESDGESTMEDVLRAQNQRETATFEDWLADLEDRGGSDVREFAETYARTAAAPNTWNRFEHADAFDQPTPVMTYGLADGEGVEIEGLRETTTDGVPRTLVVGETVTFPVAVDNRGDREGPYRATVLVDDTIAAEATGRLESGEATVERLSWTPESAGRYALHVGDDPFVVDVVDPADLTVTALEASPDRVERGEEITVTATVENEQSRVGRTTVEIRTVDGVAAEETVTLGPGESTTVETTLSFEDRGRHEIGAGDQRVTVTVESGIESRVSEGAESVPGFGVGAAIVAVALGVVLGRRFQ; encoded by the coding sequence GTGACACGCCGGTTCGTCGCTGCCCTCCTGATGGTAATCGTCCTCGGAAGCGTTCCCGCGAGCGTCGGTGCGGGTGCATTCGTCGCCAGCCCTGCGCCCGCTTCGCCGTCTCCATCGCTCGAAACCCATGGCGCGAACGTGAACGCCAGTTCGAGTGTGAGTGCCGAGCCCGACCTGATTCGCGAATCCGTCGTCCTCCAGCAGCGACCCGACCGTCCCGGCGAGTTCGAGGCGGTCGTCACCTACGACGTGCCGGAGCCGGTGACCCGGCTCACGGTGACGCCCGGATCCGAGGCGACCGTCCTGGAGGCGAACAACTTCGAGGAGACCGACGACGGCGCCTACCGGTGGGCCGAGAGCGACCACGAGGGCCGCTCGCCACAACTCACGCTCAGGCTCCCGGCGAACCGGACGGACGTCGGTCGCCACGGCCACGACGGGAGCGGCTACACGTTCGTCGAAACCGGCGAGTGGGGCATCGTCGCGACGCCGCAACTCCAGTTGGCCTGGCGAGAACGCTCGTCGGTCGACGTCCACCGCGAGGTCGCCGTCGCCGGTGAGGGAGTCGCCGGGAAACACGTCGCGTTCTTCGGGGCCAACGAGGTCCACGAGACGACCGCCGGAAGCGAGACCATCCGCCTCGTCGTGCCCGAGGCCGCAGACCTCGAGGAATCGCCCGGCGACGTGCTCGAGGCGCTCGCTCACGCCAGCGAGGAGCTTCGCGTCGGCAACCGCCACAACGAGGTAATGATCGTGGCCGCGCCCACGGGGTCGGTCGAGTGGGGCGCCAACGGCATCCAGTACGGCGAGCGCGACGCCTGGGTGCGCGACGACGCCCGTCTCGACGTGGCGGGCAGCGTCTGGCTCCACGAGTACGTCCACACCCGCCAGCGGTTCGCCCGCTCGAATCTGGACCGGGCCAGCGGCTGGCTTGTCGAGGCCCAGGCGGAGTACTACGCTAGCCTGCTCACCTACGAACGCGGCGACCTCGACTACCTGACGTTCCGACGCTCGCTCGGCGAGGGCCGGGACTCGCCATACGCCGAGGGCGTCCTCACGGACCCCGGCACCTGGCAGGACCCGCTCACCGACTACGTCAAGGGACCGCTCGTCTACGGCGCCATCGACCGCCAGTTGCGCCTCGAGAGCGACGGCGAGTCGACCATGGAGGACGTCCTCCGGGCACAGAACCAGCGCGAGACGGCCACGTTCGAGGACTGGCTCGCGGACCTCGAGGACCGCGGCGGGAGCGACGTTCGCGAGTTCGCCGAGACCTACGCGCGGACGGCGGCGGCCCCCAACACCTGGAACCGGTTCGAGCACGCCGACGCGTTCGACCAGCCGACGCCGGTGATGACGTACGGACTCGCCGACGGCGAGGGAGTCGAAATCGAGGGCCTCCGCGAGACGACTACCGACGGCGTTCCCCGGACGCTCGTCGTGGGCGAGACGGTCACGTTCCCGGTCGCGGTCGACAATCGCGGCGATCGGGAGGGGCCCTACCGGGCGACCGTCCTGGTCGACGACACCATTGCGGCCGAAGCGACCGGTCGCCTCGAGTCCGGCGAGGCGACCGTCGAACGCCTGTCCTGGACGCCCGAGTCGGCCGGTCGATACGCGCTCCACGTCGGTGACGACCCGTTCGTCGTGGACGTCGTCGACCCCGCCGACCTCACGGTGACGGCCCTCGAGGCCAGCCCCGACCGGGTCGAACGCGGGGAGGAGATCACGGTGACGGCGACGGTCGAGAACGAGCAGTCTCGGGTCGGGCGGACGACCGTCGAGATCCGCACCGTCGACGGCGTGGCCGCCGAGGAGACCGTCACCCTCGGACCGGGCGAGTCGACGACCGTCGAGACGACGTTGTCGTTCGAGGATCGCGGGCGCCACGAGATTGGGGCCGGCGACCAGCGGGTGACGGTAACCGTCGAGTCCGGGATCGAGTCTCGGGTTTCGGAGGGGGCTGAGTCCGTACCGGGATTCGGCGTCGGGGCGGCGATCGTCGCCGTCGCTCTGGGGGTCGTTCTTGGGCGGCGGTTTCAGTAG
- a CDS encoding ATPase domain-containing protein, whose translation MNDASATDETRCAFCGHSCPLDPLTDEGEGANRVFCSRACRDAFQENEDGFRHDNGHRTLQTGVAALEASLPQGLPRNSFVLLVGNSGTREEAIQAELVWRALERGEPAIVVAFTEPPTSVVENFLAMDWNVLPYLESGRLRVLDCFTSRMDDPERLHERMTEWNTHLRRVVEPQTATVRDPSDAHEVLNVLDNGLEDLEMIETGLVVVDSIAEFASLVQPVQAYDFVRDARAEVCKGRFVPLIAGGTVAGGEEVFPRNLAYAVDGVIDLALDNSIVEDTLFRRLRVRKLRGVLAISEWHTYEYTSGLGMVTFDPVEELEGDRDGGGRQDGDGEGGEGADDDSGTSGTNNETSGTNDPRDDVDGGEHIDEPHGEERNS comes from the coding sequence ATGAACGACGCGTCGGCGACAGACGAGACTCGCTGTGCGTTCTGTGGACACTCCTGCCCGCTCGACCCGCTTACAGATGAGGGCGAGGGAGCGAATCGGGTCTTCTGCTCGCGCGCCTGCCGCGACGCCTTCCAGGAGAACGAAGACGGGTTTCGGCACGATAACGGACACCGGACGCTCCAGACGGGCGTCGCCGCCCTCGAGGCGAGCCTCCCGCAGGGACTCCCGCGCAACTCGTTCGTCCTCCTGGTGGGCAACTCCGGAACCCGTGAGGAGGCCATCCAGGCCGAACTGGTCTGGCGCGCGCTCGAGCGCGGCGAACCGGCAATCGTGGTGGCGTTCACCGAACCGCCCACCTCGGTCGTCGAGAACTTCCTCGCGATGGACTGGAACGTCCTCCCTTACCTCGAGTCCGGCCGACTTCGGGTCCTCGACTGCTTTACCTCCAGGATGGACGACCCCGAGCGCCTCCACGAACGGATGACCGAGTGGAATACCCACCTGCGGCGCGTCGTCGAGCCACAGACGGCCACCGTCCGCGATCCGAGCGATGCCCACGAGGTGCTGAACGTCCTGGACAACGGCCTCGAGGACCTCGAGATGATCGAGACGGGGCTGGTCGTCGTCGACTCCATCGCGGAGTTCGCCTCGCTCGTCCAGCCAGTCCAGGCCTACGACTTCGTCCGGGACGCCCGCGCCGAGGTCTGCAAAGGCCGGTTCGTGCCGCTGATCGCCGGGGGAACGGTGGCGGGCGGCGAGGAGGTCTTCCCCCGGAACCTCGCGTACGCCGTCGACGGCGTGATCGACCTCGCGCTCGACAACTCGATCGTCGAAGACACGCTCTTTCGTCGGCTTCGGGTGCGCAAGCTCCGGGGTGTCCTCGCGATCAGCGAGTGGCACACCTACGAGTACACGAGCGGGCTCGGCATGGTGACCTTCGATCCGGTCGAGGAACTCGAGGGCGACCGCGATGGTGGTGGAAGGCAGGACGGCGACGGCGAGGGTGGGGAGGGGGCGGACGACGATAGCGGAACGAGCGGGACGAACAACGAGACGAGCGGGACGAACGATCCGCGAGACGACGTCGATGGAGGCGAACACATCGACGAACCCCACGGCGAGGAACGGAACAGCTAA